The genomic window TCCCGGATCGTGGTGGCAACTCGACGGTGGTTCTTTTCCTTCGTCTGCCCAGAAGAACGCGCATCGCCTCAAGGCCGCACTCAGACAGTGTTTTGCCGCGCGATGCGCTGAGGCGTTCCCATGCCCCGGCATCAGAGCTGGTCAATGGGATCAGCAGATATTCAATTTCCCAAGCTGCCGTAGTACTCATGCTGCACCTCCTTCTTCCAGCGACCATCTTCCGCTTTCGATTTCATCCATTGCTTTGGAGAGCAAGGAATTCAGGATGTAGTTTTTTCCTGTTCCCGCAATTTGGGCGATAGTCAGAAGTCGAGCCATCTCCCTTTCATACACGGTGGTGTTGCAAGGGACGGGCTCCGGGCCAACAAGACGTTTGTCGCCTGCTATGATGCGGCGGATTTTTTCTTTGATCTCTGGAATCCTATCCTTATGAACAGGACATTCGTCCGGTTCTGTGCAAAATAGGCTCCCGGTCATTGGCTCGTCTTCCACAAGGGATCTAAGGAGGTCATTCAAAAAAGGCTCAATAGGCCCATTTTTGGTAACCTTTAGCATTGCGCGGAGCTTGGCTACCCGTGTGGCGTCGAGTTCGAGTGTGGTGGATTTTTGAGCCGCTTCTCTGGCGGTGGGTTTGACTTTGGTGTTTTTCATGTAACGAAAAAGTCCTGCCGTGAGCGATGCGTCAACATCTTCGCCGTCGCGGTCAGGCGACGACTATTCACGGCAGGACTTTGATTCGATTTTCGATGAGATGCCGCGCCAAGGGGACTAGCCAAGGGTTTCGAATGCGGATCGGCGTTGACGCGCCGATGGGCGACGGATAACACGGCACGACGGAATGGCAAGCAGTATTCGTGGTAATCTTCCGCGCAAATTGACTTCAAAATGAACTCGCCCGCCACATTTAAGAATGTGCGGAACCAATCCGACGACTTGTTTGACAAGATCAATCGGATTTCGATGAATAACATCATGAAGGTTTTCATTAGCTGGTCTAAGGAGAGAAGCCGTCTGATCGCTGAACTCCTGAGCGAATGGCTGGTTTGTGTCATCCAGGCAACTTCGCCATGGGTTTCATCGCGGGACATCGACCGGGGATCGCTGTGGTTCTCTGAAATCGGGAATGCACTTCAAGATGTGACAGCGGGGATCGTCTGCATCACCGAGCAGAATAAAAATGAACCTTGGATACTATTCGAGGCTGGAGCTTTGTGTCGCGGACTGTCCACCCAGCGCGTGATCACCCTTCTCGTGGACCTGGAACCAAAAGATATTGGCGACCCCCTTGCTCAATTCAATCACGCTCTCCCTACTAGAGATGGCATGAGGGCGCTGGTCAGGACGATTAACAAAAACTTGGGCGTAGCTGCCGTCCCAGATCCCACCTTGGAAAAGGTATTTGAAACATTCTGGCCACTTTTCGAGTCGAAGTTTAGAGAAATTATCGATGATACAACGCCCGACGCGTCCCCTTCCAAAAAGACCAAAGTTGACCCCCTGGAGCAAATCCACGAAATTCTCCGGCGGTTGGACATCAGAACCAGGGAAACTCATTCTGCGCTCAGTGCCCTTGCCCAACCCACGCAATTTCGGCGCGGGAGACCGTCCGCGACAGGAATCGGAGCATCCCTTAACTATTTGATTCGCCAAGCGAGGGAAAGCGAGTCTGGGGAACTTGCTCAGAAAATACAAGAGGCGATCGACATGGGATCTGATGACTCTCAAGCCGAAAATGGCTGGCCTCCTGTCGCAGGATCGAACGATTTAAATTCCTGACTCGAGCCTGCCAGGGTATCGCTGCCAAGATGAAGCAAAAGGTTTCCAGCGTCAGCAGCGAAGCAGTTCCGTCGACGACAAGCGGCTCCCGCGGGCACCACCCTTCCTTTATTGGAATTCCCATCACGGCGATGACCTCAGTAGTGCTGAGGTCATCCCGATGCCGGATTTCCGGCATCGAGGTTTTCCGGGTGGAATCCGGGCAACTGGTTTAGCGGTTTCAAACCGCCAAACCCCCAATGAAAAACCCGCCGCCCATGGTGTAGTGGACGGCGGGCCTATCCCCGGTATGAAGTTGTTCAAGTTCCGCCACTCGGCGGGCCTGATCCGGGAAAAGTCATTGCGTCAAGCCGGGACGCCTGCGCCCCCAACCAAGGACAATACGAGCCTTGCCATCAGTTCGCTTACGGTCGGCGAGTTCTTCCGGCTTTTTGGTGTTGCCGGGTCGTTCCGCCATTCTCGCACCATCCAAGCGAGCTGCCGGCGGGTGATTGCAATGGCGTTTCGTGGGGCGGATTCCGGAAGTGGAGAAGATTCGTCCGCGATGATGTAGATATCCTCATCCAGGATCGGTCTGCCCTCGTGATTGATGATCTGAACTGCGGCTGTTGTAGTCTGTTTATTTCTGTCTTTCATAAGATAAATAATTTCGCCCTGTGTGGGCATTATTCGCTGTCCCCTTCATCAAGATTTCCTGGACTCGAGCAGTAGCTGGAGCCACAACGGCGAGGCAACTTCATGGGGCGATGACCTCCAGATCCGGAATTGATGACGTAGGTTTTTCCGCAGCAAGCGCTACGCCCAGGAGGATCTAATGGGCCCGGTGGCGGCTGGGCCTGGCTCATCATCTCGACCTGCCATTGGTGCACTGCGCATGGATCAGTGTTATAAAAAAGAAAGTCAACGGGTTTATATCTGATCTCACCATCAGCAGTGCACACCATGTCCACAATCAGGGATTCGCCTGAGACGATTCCGGGTTGCCCGGCAGCGGGCTTGGCCCCAAATATGGTTACTTTCGCTTTCCATCCTGCGCAAACACATAAATTGTCGGCGTGTAGTTTGTATCTGAATCTTACAGGCAACTCCTGCTGTGATGTCCCAGAAGATCCAGCGAATGGATTGTCTGGGAATGCGTAACAACTATTTAATCGGTTCGGATCAAGGTCGAGATCTGCCAGGACAGAGCACTCTCCCACGTCCTCGGATTCCTCATCTGAGGATCCCGATCCGGAGTCGTCCTCAATTATTGAGGCCTCGTCGCTGGAGCCTAAATCTGATACGTCATCCGATTCTGTTGAGTTGAAGCCGGAATCTGAATCGTTCTGGACATCCTCATCAAGAAGGGTGATGTCAGAAAACCACTTTTGGTTGACCTTCCCGTCGAACACCTTGATTCCTCCCTCAGCCTTCAGCTTGAAAGTCCCGATCAAAAAGGCGGTCTGCCCCTCGGTCGGCTTGTAGGTTTCCTTCTCCTTGATCCGGATGTTCGCGGCGGAGTCGTTGGCCACGCAATAAACGCCGTAGGTCTTCCCGGTCGCCAGCGGAACGATGCTGATCCCGGTCGCTTCGGTGATTTTCACACCATCAACCCTCGGCTCTGTCGGGTCCATGATATAGGACGATCCGGAGTCATCGACGCTGATGGCCTTCGGGTTGCCCACCACCATGCCCGGGGCGATCATGATTTTCTGCTCTGCCTTGTTCAGCGTGATCTTGAATCGCTTGTCGCCACCTCCGCCAGTCGAGCGGGGGCTTGTAGGCACCACTACAGCCCGGTCGCGAAGCTGCTGAAGGGCTCTATTGACCTGCTTGCCCCAGCTCACAATCTGTCCAATGCCGCGCAGTTTCGGCGGCACGGTTACCGTTCCTCTTTGTTTGGTGACATACATAAAGAAATGTTTTCTCCTGTCGATTTTCTATCTGTTTCCAGCGACCTTCACGCCGCCACCATCCAGCGATATGGAAGCCGCTCCGTCTGTCGTGGTGAAGGTTGCTTCGATGTGATCCACGAAGGAGGAGAGCTGAGCGATTGCAGTCTCCACGTTGGCCTTGCGGGCCGGGTAGGCTTCAATGAATTCCTTCACCGCCGTCACGAAGGATGCCTGGTCAGCAATGCCGGGATTTGCGGAGTGCGGACCATACCCTTGCGTAAGGGTGGAGGTCTCGGATGAGAGCGATACCGCTTCCCGAACCCCGCGCAGCCAAGGAGCCAGAACTGTTCCCAGCGGCTTCTCGATGATGGGGATCACCGCGCTTTTCGCCACGGCGAACAATACTTGGAACTCCTTGGCTTCCTCGTCTGGAAACATCGCCTCCAGAAAGGAGGTTCCGACGAGGTGGGCCCTCTCCGCGATGGTCTTCGCTTCTTCTGCAACCGGGCGAAGCTCGCTCAAATAGAAGGTTTCCACGTCGCCCCACTTTTGTTCGATGCCACCTTTCAGGTGCTCTAAGGCAAGCTCCAACGGTGTGAGTTCCGCGTCGATCTGAGATTCCGCCTTCATCTTGGCGGCGATCTCATTCTCGATGTCTTTGCCGGGGTCGATGGTGAGGCTGGAACGACGCGCCCTCAGCACTGAGGAACGCTCTGTCAGCTCCAGAATTTTCGATTCGGTGGCGAGGACGGTTTGCAGTGGGTCGGATGTGTGTGTTTTGGTCATAAAGTCAGAAGTTAGGAGAGTTGTGCTTCGAGCTCCTTGGCGCGGGCGGCGATCCGAGCCTCACGAGTGAAGCCGTTGGCGGTGCTTGCAACCCCTGTGGATGATGCGCGCGAACCGCTCTTTGCTTCGCTCATTGCTGCCATGTCCTCGTCGTGAATCTGGCGTGCGGCGGTCGCTCGAAAGAACTCCTTGCGCCTCGTCTCAAATGCCATTGACGCTTTGGTTCTCTCGATGCCCTTCAGCGTGTCGAAGGATGGCTTCGTCGCGACACCGGCGGCGGTGGCCTGCGCTTTCAGGGCAGCGAGCGATGACACTGAATTTTCCACGAGCTTCCCGCCTTCCTTGAAAAACCGCATCTTGTCACCGGCATTGAGCTTTTCGAACTCCGAGCGCTCCATCTTGATCTCCGGAGTAGCAAATTGGGAGGCAGTGATGAGACCGGGCGCAGCGGTTGCTGCGGGGTTTCCCGCATCTGCCTTGGGTTGGTGATTGGCGGCGCGGTGAATGACGGTAGGGCCAGCCTGTGCTTTGGGAGCAGCCGGAACACCGGCAGCCATTTTTGCGCGGGCCTGCTCCATGGCTTGCCGTCCAGCTTGCTCGATGGCGATTTCCTTGAGCCCCTCCTCGGCGGCCTTGGCTTGGTTTTCGAAATAAGCGGCCCGAGCTTTTTCCAGTGAGGAAGCTGGCTCCTTCGATTTGCTGTTTTTATTGAAAAATTTCATATCTGGTGATGTGTTGGATGTGTTGTTTTTGGTGAGAAGTAGTTCGGACCTGAGTTGATCGAGTAAAGCGGAGCGATCACGGTAGGAAGGCGGAAGCTTGCCCGTCTGGAGAAAATCGTTGAGTGAGTTCTGAGGCATACCATTCATAAATCTGATTTTGGATTCGTTCTCTCTCCGCAGGATCGGCTAAGCGGCGGCGAAGTCCGGAGCGGTTCATCTTTTCGGAGAGGATGATAAAAACGCACTCGGTGCTCTCAAAAGTTGAGGCTTCTATGCCGTGGCGTTTGCATAACTGGGAGAAACCTTGGCGGGACAAACCATATACTTTTGCCAGAAATGATTTCGGCGGATCGGCCTGCGGTGGCCTCATGGCAGATCGGAAAGTATCAATGTCGTTCACGAGCGGCCAAGTAGGAGCGAAGGCTGCAATGTCAACATTATTTTGGATATGTTGACATCATTTATTATGCAACGGGTGATCCTTCCAATACTCGGATTTCTCATCTTGGAATTTCGTCATGACGAGAATCACCTCGGACTTGATAACTCCGCGCATCTCCATTTGATTCAGGCCGTATAATTTCTTGGAAAGCGAATCGGCCAACTCGCCAAGCATCTTCTTCAGCGCGATTGCAATAGCGGCGTCGCTGGCTTCGTTTTCAGCACGGCTGATGTATTCGCCACGGGTTACGGCAAGCTCTTGCTCGGCACGCTCTGCTTGGGCCCTGACGAGGCGCACACGCTCGCGCCGGAGTTCTGCGGCGGAGTTGTCGCCCGTGCCTCCTGTGAGCGGTCTAGCGGCCAGCCACGCCACAGCCTGCTCCAGATCCAACGGCATGCCCCCATCGGCGTGCAACTGACGGAGATACTTTTCGGTATAGCCGGATTTCTCGGCAATGGCTTTGATTGCGTTGGTTGTCTTCGTTGTGGGCTTGGGCATGGGTGGTGGCGGGGTGATGTGGATGTTTCAGAAAATGATTTGAGATAGATTCGTAGCGGATCCTCGCAGTCTGCACCGCGAGGCACTTTTCTAACAAATAAAAGATTCCTTATGGGGGGGTGGGGTCAGCCCTCCCCGGCCTCAGCGCTTGGGGTTGCTGCGGTGCCGGTGCCGATGTTCTCAGCATCGGGCCTTGCGAAGGACAGCAGTCCTCTGCGCTCCGCCAGTGCGATAGAACGAATCCTTTCAATCGTGGCTTTTGGCGAGATGTCGAGTACATCCAATTTATGGGCGGCGGAAGGACCTGTGTGCCGCCAAGGATTGATGGTTGAAGGAAAGGTCATGGTGTGGAGGTGGATGTTGACTTGATACGAACAGCGCGTGCCTTGCCCGTGGCGACGCGGAAGGCATCGTCCGCCGCCTCTTTGGCCAGCGGGAGGCAATGGAGTATCATTCGCCCTTGTGCATGCTCTGGCGCGGTGCAATCGGCTATCGTTGCGATGATCAGACAATGAGGACCAAGGACGGCGAGCGCATCGGTTGCGGACTGGCTGAGCGCGATCTTCACCACTCCGGGGTGGTCCAACTGGTGCCCCGGAAGTTCCGCTCGGGACTGTCGGGACACGCCCCCCTTTATATAAGGGGGGCTCTGTCCCTGTCCCGATTCAGCGGCGGGACGATTGTGGCTTGTCCCGCTCATGTCCCGATTGTCCCGATGGGGTTAAGCACCCATATTCCTGCGCCCGTATTTCTCAGAACTCCAATAGCTTCTGCCCGCTGCATCCGCTTTTTCATCGTCGCGGTTTTCGTTAGACTTTCTGTCCCGGAAATGTCCCGCTCGGCGATTGCGGCCTCATCCGGCGTCAGTCCGGGACAACTTGATTTTGTCCCGATTTCTTCCGCTTTTTGAAAGATGGGCTCCCATTCCGCCCGCGCTTTCTGAACTGCTTTCATCTCAATCTGGGCGGCTTTGACTCCTGCCGCACGGCCTTGGAATTTGTGCATACCAATCGAATCATCCCAGCCGAAGCAGAAGCCCTGCTCCTTGGGGATCTCACGCTTCCTCATGTCGCTGCCGTAGATCGTGGAGATGGACGTTTCCGCATCCTTGTCGATCCGGAGGTTGGCAAACGCCTTCCGGTTCAGTTCGCTGCCCAAGTGTCCGCGCGTCTTGCCCTGATCACTGGTGGGATTCTCATGAAGGACGCAGAAGATGGCACACCGGAATTCCTGGGCCATTGCATGAATGCGGGAAACAAGTTCCAGCGCTTCACCCTCATCATTTGGTGAGATACAGAGGTCCGCAACGCCGTCGAGCAAGACAAGGTCCGAACCACCGCGCCCGTCCTCATACGTCAAGGTCTGACGCAAGATCTCCAGCCGCTCGGTCCGCCGGAACATGACCAGGGGCAGGGAGACAAGTCTCGGTGAAACTTGCCCGAGTCCGGAACGGTGGATGCTCCGACAAACCAAGGCGTGCCAGTCTGCCTGAGATTGTTCTGTATCCAGGTGAACAAGTGCTCCGTCGTCTTCCCCGGCCCATGAGATACAGAGAGTATCACCTTCTGCCTGATATCGTCCGCGTTGCGCGGCTCCCATGATAGCGGAAATCAACGCCGATTTTCCAACTTTCGATTTCCCTTGCAAGACCGTGATGTTGCCACGCGCCGCGATTGGAATATCGCCGATGACCATGCACGCCTCGTCCGGTGGCGGAGTCTTGTCAGGATCGAACCGCAAGGCGTAGGCCCGCTCTCTGAGGTTTGATTTTTGAGTAGCGCCTTCGTTCCCAATTTCAGCAAGCTCCTTGGCGATGGGTGAAATATCATCACCTTTCGCAATCGCATCGTTCAATTTCCAGACGAGCAACTGCTGGCGCTTTACCTTATCGTATTCGGCCAATCGATTCAGCAACGGCCCGCAATCTGAAGGCATCGGCCCAAATGCTTGGGAACATTCGATGAGTTCATCCCGGGTGCTCGCTGGAGCTTCGGCAAACCACACCACCAGTCCAGGGAAGTCTTTCACTCCTTCCTCCAACATGGCTTGTCTAACTCCGCCTGCTACGTCTTGTAGGGGGGCGGTCGGGAAAGCATGCCAGCCGAAATCGTTTATCTCCTTGGGACCGTATTCGATCCATGAGCGGATGAGGCGACGTGCAGCAGTCTCCGCGCCGGCCAGAAGTTGCTCATGAGCTACTTTGGGAACGGCAACGGTCATGCGAGGCCGTCCTTTCCGGTTTCCGAGGTTGGCAGGTTGTCGATCAAATCTAAGACCCTCGCCAGTTCCTTGTCAGACCGGCGGTTGTTGGTTCCTGACACGAATGGTTCGATCAATGAATCCGCCTCCAGGTCGTCCCAGTCGGATGGACTTAACAATCCATGGATCTCCACGGGCGCGGTCAAGAATGCCTCTTGTTGTGCAAGCCTCATCCGCCAAGCTGAATGGCGGTCAACGGTGACGCGTCTCATTTCCCTCCACCTCCTGTGATTTTATCGATAAAGTCGTCCGGCGTGGCGCACCGGACAAAGTCGGTGGTCTCGCAGAATGATCCGCATTCCCATTCGCCCCCGTCCCGCTCCAGCCACTTCATAACGCGACTTGAACGGACGATGGCTGGGCCACGAAGGAATCGGCGCGAGCTTCCTTCAGCTTTACAAATGCCGACGAGAAACGTCCCGGAGTCGAAGGGCTGAACGTAAGCAATCAAGCCATGGTATTCTTGTTCTTCACCGAATTGGCAGTGGATGATGTCCACCATTCTATCGGCTTGGAATTTGTAGTCGTAGGAACTCACTTGGAAGCTCCTTTCTTGCGTGGGTTCACACGGGTTTCTCTCGCCTCGATCAAATAGTCGATGGCGGAGGGGCGGATGCGGACGGCGCGTCCAAGACGGACGA from Luteolibacter yonseiensis includes these protein-coding regions:
- a CDS encoding TIR domain-containing protein, whose translation is MKVFISWSKERSRLIAELLSEWLVCVIQATSPWVSSRDIDRGSLWFSEIGNALQDVTAGIVCITEQNKNEPWILFEAGALCRGLSTQRVITLLVDLEPKDIGDPLAQFNHALPTRDGMRALVRTINKNLGVAAVPDPTLEKVFETFWPLFESKFREIIDDTTPDASPSKKTKVDPLEQIHEILRRLDIRTRETHSALSALAQPTQFRRGRPSATGIGASLNYLIRQARESESGELAQKIQEAIDMGSDDSQAENGWPPVAGSNDLNS
- a CDS encoding AAA family ATPase — protein: MTVAVPKVAHEQLLAGAETAARRLIRSWIEYGPKEINDFGWHAFPTAPLQDVAGGVRQAMLEEGVKDFPGLVVWFAEAPASTRDELIECSQAFGPMPSDCGPLLNRLAEYDKVKRQQLLVWKLNDAIAKGDDISPIAKELAEIGNEGATQKSNLRERAYALRFDPDKTPPPDEACMVIGDIPIAARGNITVLQGKSKVGKSALISAIMGAAQRGRYQAEGDTLCISWAGEDDGALVHLDTEQSQADWHALVCRSIHRSGLGQVSPRLVSLPLVMFRRTERLEILRQTLTYEDGRGGSDLVLLDGVADLCISPNDEGEALELVSRIHAMAQEFRCAIFCVLHENPTSDQGKTRGHLGSELNRKAFANLRIDKDAETSISTIYGSDMRKREIPKEQGFCFGWDDSIGMHKFQGRAAGVKAAQIEMKAVQKARAEWEPIFQKAEEIGTKSSCPGLTPDEAAIAERDISGTESLTKTATMKKRMQRAEAIGVLRNTGAGIWVLNPIGTIGT
- a CDS encoding helix-turn-helix domain-containing protein, with the protein product MVTTNAPLLNRKDVGARLHVSLRTVDELIASGDLPVVRLGRAVRIRPSAIDYLIEARETRVNPRKKGASK